Proteins encoded within one genomic window of Ursus arctos isolate Adak ecotype North America unplaced genomic scaffold, UrsArc2.0 scaffold_7, whole genome shotgun sequence:
- the HHEX gene encoding hematopoietically-expressed homeobox protein HHEX yields MQYPHPGPAAAGAVGVPLYAPTPLLQPAHPTPFYIEDILGRGPAAPTPAPTLPSPNSSFTSLVSSYRTPVYEPTPIHPAFSHHSAAALAAAYGPGGFGGPLYPFPRTVNDYTHALLRHDPLGKPLLWSPFLQRPLHKRKGGQVRFSNDQTIELEKKFETQKYLSPPERKRLAKMLQLSERQVKTWFQNRRAKWRRLKQENPQSNKKEELESLDNPCDQRQDLPSEQNKGALDSSQCSPSPASQEDLESEISEDSDQEVDIEGDKGYFNAG; encoded by the exons ATGCAGTACCCACACCCCGGGCCGGCTGCGGCGGGTGCCGTGGGGGTGCCGCTGTACGCGCCCACGCCGTTGCTGCAGCCGGCGCACCCGACGCCGTTCTACATCGAGGACATCCTGGGCCGCGGGCCTGCCgcgcccacccccgcccccacgctGCCGTCCCCCAACTCCTCCTTCACCAGCCTCGTGTCCTCCTACCGGACCCCGGTGTACGAGCCCACGCCGATCCACCCCGCCTTCTCGCACCACTCCGCCGCCGCGCTGGCCGCTGCCTACGGACCCGGCGGCTTCGGGGGCCCTCTGTACCCCTTCCCGCGGACGGTGAACGACTACACGCACGCCCTGCTCCGCCACGACCCCCTGG gCAAACCCCTGCTCTGGAGCCCTTTCTTGCAGAGGCCTCTGCATAAAAGGAAAGGCGGCCAGGTGAGGTTCTCCAACGACCAGACCATCGAGTTGGAGAAGAAGTTTGAGACCCAGAAATACCTCTCTCCGCCCGAGAGGAAGCGTCTGGCCAAGATGCTGCAGCTCAGCGAGAGACAG GTTAAAACCTGGTTTCAGAATCGACGCGCTAAATGGAGAAGACTGAAACAG GAGAACCctcaaagtaataaaaaagaagaattggAAAGTTTGGACAATCCCTGTGACCAGAGGCAAGACTTGCCCAGTGAGCAGAATAAAGGTGCTTTGGATAGCTCTCAATGTtcaccctcccctgcctcccaggaaGACCTTGAGTCAGAAATTTCAGAGGATTCCGATCAGGAAGTGGACATTGAGGGCGATAAAGGCTATTTTAATGCTGGATGA